A genome region from Pelodiscus sinensis isolate JC-2024 chromosome 27, ASM4963464v1, whole genome shotgun sequence includes the following:
- the RABIF gene encoding guanine nucleotide exchange factor MSS4: MAAACAEMEAARSPGAAGLVCARGRNRKAVLCQRCGSRVLLPGAATFARRELFLPSMKKKTALLASSSPDGDMLQEHWLVDDMFSFENIGFTKDVGNVKFLICADCEIGPIGWHCLDDKKSFYIALDRVSHE, encoded by the exons ATGGCGGCGGCCTGCGCGGAGATGGAGGCGGCGCGGAGCCCGGGCGCGGCGGGGCTGGTTTGCGCGCGGGGCCGCAACCGTAAGGCCGTGCTGTGCCAGCGCTGCGGCTCGCGCGTGCTGCTGCCCGGCGCCGCCACCTTCGCGCGCAGAGAG CTTTTCCTTCCCTCCATGAAGAAGAAgacagctctgcttgccagcagCTCTCCAGATGGGGACATGCTCCAGGAACACTGGCTTGTAGATGACATGTTTTCCTTTGAGAATATTGGATTCACCAAGGATGTTGGGAATGTAAAGTTCCTCATATGTGCAGACTGTGAGATCGGGCCAATTGGCTGGCACTGCCTCGATGATAAGAAGAGCTTCTACATAGCCTTGGACCGTGTTTCTCATGAGTAG